In Erigeron canadensis isolate Cc75 chromosome 1, C_canadensis_v1, whole genome shotgun sequence, a single window of DNA contains:
- the LOC122608660 gene encoding aldehyde dehydrogenase family 3 member F1-like — protein sequence MMNELEAELKELRQAFGSSKTKEYSWRISQLNGLLHILEDKENDIFMALKKDLGKHHVEAYRDEIGTVVKSINYALDNLKQWMAPQKTRLPLAAYPSTASLVSEPLGVVLVISSWNFPIGLSLEPLIGAIAAGNAIVLKPSEIAPACSSFLAEAIHDYLDSSAVKVIEGGPDVGERLLQHKFDKIFFTGSSRVGKSVISAAAQHLTPVTLELGGKCPAVVDSIPSSRGANMAAKRIVWGKFGVCGGQACIGIDYILTEKKYLPDLVELLKKYIKQCLGDDICVTSSMSKIVNKRHFSRLKSLLDEPMVKASVVYGGLLDEENLFIEPTLLVDPPLDAEIMTEEVFGPLLPIITLERIEDSIEFIRARPKPLALYAFTENEKFQKRLVSETSSGSIMFNDAILQYVVDALPFGGVGGSGFGRYHGKYSFDNFSHEKAVVMRGLLLDFWFKYPPWNDTKLQLIKAGFRYDYLGVILIALGLKSKA from the exons ATGATGAACGAGTTGGAAGCAGAGTTGAAGGAACTGCGACAAGCTTTCGGTTCTAGTAAAACAAAAGAATATTCATGGAGGATTTCACAACTTAATGGTTTACTCCATATCCTTGaagataaagaaaatgatattttcATGGCTCTTAAAAAAGATCTTGGCAAGCATCATGTTGAAGCGTATAGAGACGAG aTTGGAACAGTGGTGAAATCTATAAATTACGCTCTAGATAACTTGAAGCAGTGGATGGCTCCTCAAAAG ACCAGGTTGCCACTGGCTGCATATCCCAGTACTGCCAGCTTGGTTTCCGAGCCTCTGGGTGTGGTTCTCGTCATCTCATCCTGGAACTTCCCAATTG gATTGTCCTTGGAACCTTTAATCGGGGCAATAGCTGCAGGCAATGCAATTGTTCTAAAGCCTTCGGAGATAGCTCCTGCGTGTTCTTCGTTCCTTGCTGAAGCAATTCACGATTACCTTGATAGTTCTGCGGTCAAAGTTATTGAAGGTGGACCAGATGTCGGGGAAAGACTCCTCCAACATAAATTCGATAAGATATTTTTCACAG GTAGTTCACGAGTAGGTAAATCTGTGATATCAGCTGCAGCACAACATTTGACCCCGGTGACGTTGGAGTTAGGGGGGAAATGCCCTGCTGTGGTTGATTCAATTCCTAGCTCTCGGGGGGCAAAT ATGGCTGCAAAGAGAATTGTTTGGGGTAAATTTGGAGTATGTGGCGGGCAAGCTTGTATCGGAATTGATTATATTCTTACAGAGAAAAAATACTTGCCGGATCTG GTggaattattaaaaaaatatatcaaacaatGTCTTGGAGATGACATATGTGTAACTAGCAGCATGTCTAAGATAGTAAACAAGAGGCATTTCTCAAGATTGAAGAGTCTCTTAGATGAACCGATGGTGAAAGCTTCAGTTGTATATGGTGGTTTGCTGGATGAAGAGAACCT GTTCATTGAACCAACATTATTGGTTGATCCTCCACTTGATGCTGAAATAATGACTGAAGAAGTCTTTGGTCCATTGCTTCCTATTATCACG TTGGAGAGAATTGAAGATAGTATCGAGTTCATAAGGGCAAGACCAAAGCCACTTGCTCTATATGCCTTCACAGAAAatgaaaagtttcaaaaaagGTTGGTGTCTGAGACATCTTCAGGAAGCATTATGTTCAACGACGCCATCCTTCAG TATGTCGTGGATGCACTACCATTTGGTGGAGTCGGAGGGAGTGGGTTTGGAAGATACCATGGAAAGTATTCGTTTGATAACTTCAGTCACGAGAAGGCGGTTGTGATGAGGGGACTCCTTTTAGACTTTTGGTTCAAATATCCTCCATGGAACGACACAAAGTTGCAACTGATTAAGGCTGGATTTAGATATGATTATCTTGGAGTAATCCTTATTGCATTAGGTTTAAAAAGCAAGGCTTGA